The nucleotide sequence ACGGTAGTAAATATAAACGCTGGAGGTAAAACCAAACTATCGGGTATGGTTGCGGGTGTACTGCTTTTAATAATTCTTTTAGGCCTAGGCCCAGTTGCATCTCAAATACCTGCAGCTGTACTTGCCGGTATATTGGTTACTGTAGGTATAGGCGTTATGGACTATAAAGGCTTAAAAGCCATTCCAAGCTTACCAAAAGACGTGAGCGTTGGTCCAATAAAGTTAAGTTCTGAAGTTATCATAATGCTTGTTGTACTTGTTCTTTCTTCTGTATGGAATTTGGTTTATGCAGTAGGTGTTGGTCTGGTAATTGCTTCACTAATGTTCATGAAAAAAATGGGAGATCTAACCGCTGAAAGGTCAGATGTAAAAACCCTGGAACATGAAAAAGGGTGGGCAGATGAAGCCAATTTTCCGAAACATTTAAAGGAAAAAGTTTTTATTAAGCACATCAAAGGTCCACTATTCTTTGGTTCCACAAGTGAATTTCAAGTATTGGCTGACCAAATTCCAAGATCGGCTTCAACGGTTATTATCCGAATGGACCGTATGCAGTATATGGATCAATCCGGACTCTATACTTTAGAAGATGTACTTATAGATTTACTTAATTCCAACATCGAGGTATTATTGGTAGATGTACTGGATCAGCCACGTTACATGATGGAGCGTGTAGATCTAATACCCGATTTGATACCAAAAGAACGTATTTTTGACACCTTCGATGAATGTATAAAGTACTTGGACAAAAAGAATAATTTTAAGAAGGTGGAAGCTTCAGCGTAGGTTCTACGCCAATTTATGATGAAATATGTAGTCGGTAATGCCGTAAATATCTTAAATTTGCGGCATTAGCCGAACAGCATGATCGATACCATAAAAAAGCACATTACCGAGGTAGAAAATTTTTCTTCTACCGATATAGAGGCCATAGAGGCCTTCCGTATTAAATACCTAGGAAAGAAAGGATTGTTCAATCATTTTTTTTCAGATTTTAAGAACGTTCCGAACGAGCAAAAAAAAGAGTTTGGAAAAACTGTCAATTTACTCAAAACCGTTGCTACCGAAAAGGTAAATGCCTTAAAGGAAGCCCTTGAAAACAAGAAAGAGGAAAAAGGGATTTATGGCGATTTAACAAGACCCGGAGAACCTTTGGGACTTGGAACACGCCATCCAATATCGATAGTCAAAAATCAGATTATAGACATCTTTTCGCGCATTGGCTTCAATGTCTCGGAAGGTCCGGAAATAGAGGATGATTGGCATAATTTTACCGCTTTGAACCTTCCGGAATACCATCCGGCAAGGGATATGCAGGACACCTTTTTTATACAAACCGATCCGGATATTTTATTGCGTACCCATACCTCATCGGTACAAGTGCGCTATATGGAAAACAACAAACCCCCTATAAGGACCATTTCTCCAGGCAGGGTTTATAGGAACGAAGCAATATCCGCACGTTCCCATTGCTTCTTTCATCAAGTGGAAGGGCTCTATATAGATAAGGACGTTTCTTTTGCGGATTTAAAGCAAACGCTACAATTTTTTACTACCGAATTGTTCGGAAAATCTAAAATAAGGCTTAGGCCTTCCTACTTCCCATTTACCGAGCCCAGTGCCGAAGTAGATGTTTATTGGGGGTTGGAAACCGAAACGGATTATAAAATGACCAAAGGAACTGGGTGGTTGGAAATCATGGGCTGTGGTATGGTAGACCCCAATGTACTTACCAATTGCGGCATAGATGCCAATGAATACTCCGGTTTCGCTTTTGGTATGGGGATAGATAGAATTGCGCTTTTGTTACATCAAATATCGGATATTCGACTATTGAGCGAAAATGATATGCGCTTTTTGGAGCAGTTTAAGAGTGCTTTCTAATGCTAAACCCGGAATTCCAACAAATGATGTGACAATCACATAATAGGGTACACAATTTGGACAAGAGGTCCACAATTAGAATGTAGTATTAACATAATTTCACCAACCACTATAGTCGGTAAAATTCTGAATTATTCTCTCTACAATTGAAAAAAGATATAGAAATTCCTATTGCGAAAAATGTACATGTCGCCATTATACATGAATGGAACGATGAATTCTTGGAAAAAAATTGGAATGCCTACCTTATCAACGACCGGGATTCCAAGATTGAAGCTGTCATAGCTGTTTCCAACGGCTATGAAGGAGACCGGAAAACTTCCACCATGAGACATGGACTAGGAGACATTCCGGCCAAAAGCTTTCGCAAAATAGAAATACTCCAAGAAGATATACTGGCTTTTAACAATGAATTCTTTGTTACTTTTTTCGCCGATGACAAACTTTACGAGAAACGCTTCCTCTTTGAAAAATACTCCATAAGCGAATCCAATCTAGGTCCTGTCCCCGTTATGGAATTGGAGGGTATTATGCCAAATAATATTTAAAACACCTACATTTTCGCATTAACAAAATATTAACCCCTTATTGGTTCGGTTTTTACCGAACCAATTGTACATTTACCAAAAATTTTCATCTATAGTGGAACAAAACTCCGAAATAAAGCAACTTACAGAAGAATTAGGCGTTTATTTTGAAAAAAACAAACAGTTATCTCCCTTGTCAGCCAGAATATTTTCCATGTTGATTCTTACTGAAAAAGATGGATTGGGCTTTGATGAGCTTGTAGATGGCTTGGATTCCTGCAAAAGCTCCGTATCTACCAATTTACAGCTTTTACAAACCCAGGGAAGAGTGGTATATTTTACCAAACCTGGAGATCGTAAACGTTACTTTAAAATTGCCCCCAATGACATTTATGTACAATTGGACAAAAAGATAGCGCAATGGGAAAAAGAAAAAAACATCCATCTTAAAGTTCATAATTTCAAGAGAAAGCTATATCAAGAAAAGGATATTCCCAAGGAAAAAAACCGCGGTCTTGAATACACCAAAAATTACGCCTTATTTATAGACGATTTTATTAAAAACCTCATTCAACTTAAAGAAAACCTTCAAAAAACATTTAATTCCGATACCCTATGAAAAAAATATTTTTTCTGATTGCGCCAGTAATGTGCCTTGTTTTATTCGTCAATTGTGGCGAAGACAAGACCGCTCAACAACCACCGGCGGCGCTGCCCTTTCCTACTATTAAAGTGGTGAGGACCTCCGTAGATAATTTTGTGAGTTATCCTGCCAGTATAGAAGGCATCGTGAATAGCCAAATAAGGGCCAAGGTAGCGGGTTATGTACAGGAAGTATTTGTTGATGAAGGAGAAATGGTTAAAAAGGGGCAGCCCTTGTTCAGGTTGGAAACCCAGTCCCTATCACAGGATGCCGCAGCCGCCAAGGCCCAAATTAATGTAGCCCAGGTTGAAGTAGACAAACTAAAACCCCTGGTGGAAAAAAATATAATTAGCAAAGTACAACTGCAGACCGCTATGGCCAATTTAGAACAGGCCAAAAGCAATTATAAGAGTATTACCGCCAATATAGATTATGCCAACATTAAAAGCCCTGTAAACGGCGTAGTGGGTTCCATCCCGTTTAGAAAAGGAAATTTGGTAAGTGGGCAGGATTCCCAGCCTTTGACAACCGTATCGAACATTGAACAAGTTTATGCCTTTTTTTCAATGAATGAAAAGGATCTTTTAGGTTTTATCAAAAGTATAGCAGGAGAAACTTTGGACGAAAAAGCCAAAAACCTTCCCAAGGTACAATTGAAATTAGCCGATGGTTCCATTTATGGTCATTTGGGTCAAATAGAGACCATTGGTGGCGAAATAAATCCTAATACGGGTACTGTACAATTTAGGGCAACGTTTCCAAATCCACAGGGACTTCTTAGAAACGGCAGCAGCGCCACCCTACTCTTATCTGAAAAATTAGAAAATGTATTGGCTGTACCGGCACTTTCCACCTTTGAGCAGCAGAATAAAAATTTTGTATATCTGGTACAGGGCGATACCTTGGTCACCAAAGCTATAGTTCCTCTTGCCAATGTAAAGGGATTAACTATTTTGGAGGGTCTGAACGAAGGCGATCAGATCTTGGCCAAGGGTGTTGGCTCCGTGCGTCCGGGAACAAAAATTATTCCCCAATTAACAAGCTTGGATAGTATTTTAAACTCCTTCGATAAAGTTTTTAAATAACGCAATATGCTCAAAACATTTATTGAAAGGCCAGTCCTTTCAACAGTCATATCAATTATAATAATGCTGTTGGGTATTTTAGGCCTATCCAGCTTACCCGTTACGCAATATCCTGATATTGCTCCACCTACTGTGCAGGTTTCCGCCAACTACCCTGGTGCCAACGCCGAGACAATTTTGGAAAGCGTAATTGTCCCGATAGAGGAACAAATCAACGGAGTGGAAGGTATGACCTATTTAACGTCTTCTGCGAGTAATGACGGTAGTGCCAACATAACTGTATATTTTGAACAAGGAGTTGAACCGGACATTGCGGCGGTGAATGTTCAAAACAGGGTTTCCAGGGCAAATTCGCTTTTACCCTCAGAGGTAATAAGATCTGGGGTAATTACCCAAAAACAGCAGAGTTCCGCACTAATGTACGTTGCCCTGTATTCTACCAATCCCGATTACGATGATACTTTTGTACAGAACTACCTAAACATTAATGTTAAACCAGAAATTCAACGAATTAATGGCGTAGGTGCCGTAAGTGTTTTCGGTGCAAAAGACTACTCCATGAGGGTGTGGATAGACCCGGTAAAACTAGCTTCCTATGGCCTTACAACTACCGAGGTAGTCCAGGCCATTAATGAACAGAGTTTGGAAGCAGCTGCAGGGTCCCTAGGTCAAAATACTGGGCAGTCCTTCGAATATGTTATTAAATACAAAGGTCGATACAAGTCCGCGGAAGAATATCAAGACATCATAATTAAAGCGCTTGATAACGGCCAATTTTTGCGTTTAAAGGATGTTGCAAAAGTTGAACTTGAAGCGTTTTCATATAGTTCTACATCGAGATCCAAGGGTTATCCCGGAATCAACTTTGGAGTTTTCCAAACCCCTGGTTCCAATGCACAGGAGATTATAGAAAAACTCTATGTTGAACTAGATCGCTTACAGGAAAGTTTCCCCGAAGGGGTGGAGTATCTTATTAATTACGATACCAATAAATTTCTTACTGCGTCCATCAACAAGGTGAAAACAACACTCATTGAAGCCTTTATCTTGGTATTTTTGGTGGTATTTATCTTTTTGCAAGATTTTAAATCCACACTTATCCCGGCCATCTCGGTTCCGGTTTCCATCATTGGAACATTTTTCTTTCTGGGGGTTTTGGGTTATTCCATAAATCTACTTACGCTATTTGCACTTATTTTGGCCATTGGAATTGTAGTGGACGATGCCATTGTGGTCGTTGAGGCCGTTCATGCCAAATTGGAAGAAGGATACAATGATGCCAAGACCGCTACGGTTTCTGCCATGAGTGAAATTAGCGGGGCTATTATCTCCATTACCCTTGTAATGGCAGCGGTATTCATTCCAATTACATTTATTAAGGGTCCTTCCGGAGTATTTTATGAACAATTTGGTATAACCCTAATCATTGCCATTCTCATATCGGCAGTAAACGCCTTGACTTTGAGTCCAGCCTTGTGTGCCATTCTATTAAAACCGCACTCCGAAAAAGACAAAAGAAAAGGATTTCTACAACGTTTCTATACAGCTTTCAACATAGCATTTAAAGCCACCTCAGACAAATACATAAAATCACTCGGCTTTTTGGTAAAACACAAATGGATTACTGCAGTTATACTTGTAATAGCCGGTGCCGCCATTTGGTGGGCCAACGAAACAACCAGAACCGGTTTTGTACCTACAGAGGACAGAGGTGTGGTATTTATGAATATGGAACTGCCCCAAGCGGCCTCACTGGACAGGACTTACAGTGCTACTCAAGAACTATATGAGCAAATAAGCAGTATTAAGGGTATCCGTACAGCATCCCTAATTAACGGAAGAAACTTTTTTTCGGGTTCAGGAAGTTCTTATGGTATGGGCTTTATTATTCTGGAAGACTGGGAAAATAGGGATACCGAAGATACTTCAATTGATGCCATTTTAGGGCAACTCTATGCTAAAGCAACTTCCATTCCCGATGCCAAAATTATATTTTTTACCCCGCCAAGTATCCCCGGATTTGGGGCGGTAGAAGGGTTTGAAATGCGATTACTGGATCGTTCTTCCGGTAGTTTAAAGGACTTGGACAATGCCGCCAATGAGTTTATTTCTAATTTAATACAACGTCCGGAAGTAAGTTTTGCCTCCAACTCATTTAGCACCAATTTTCCTCAACTTCAAATGGATATTAATATCCCGAAAGCCAAGGAAGCCGGAGTCGGTGTGAGCAATATACTTACTACCCTACAGGGTTATATAGGCGGATTTTATGCTGCCGACTTCAGCAGGTTCGGGAAGCAATTTAGAGTATTCGTGCAAGCTGACCCCGAGGATAGAAAAGACATTGCCAGTTTAAACAGTATGTTTGTTAAGAACGATAAAGGGGAAATGGCACCGGTTTCAGAATTTGTTACCTTAAATAGAGTCTATGGCCCACAAACTGTTAGTCGTTTCAACTTATTTAATGCCGTGACCATCAACGGTTCCGCAGCCAAAGGATTCAGTTCCGGTGACGCCATTAAAGCGGTAAACGAAGTAGCCAAGGAACATCTTCCAAATAACTATGAGGTTGCCTTTTCGGGTATTACCCGTGAGGAAATTGCCTCAGCGGGTCAATCGGGCGTAATATTCCTACTTAGCATCGTGTTTGTATATTTCTTTCTGTCGGCACAATATGAAAGTTATTTATTGCCATTATCTGTACTATTATCCTTGCCGATTGGGGTAATGGGCGCCTTCCTGTCGACAAAATTTGCCGGTTTGGAAAACAATATTTACTTCCAAATCGCCTTAATTATGTTGATTGGGCTCTTGGCAAAAAATGCCATCCTTATCGTGGAGTTCGCACTTCAAAGAAGAAGGCAAGGACTTTCATTATCCGAATCGGCCATTCAGGGAGCCAAAGCTAGATTAAGACCAATTTTAATGACTTCTTTTGCCTTTATTCTCGGGTTGATGCCTCTTGTACTGGCAAAAGGTGTGGGAGCAGCCGGAAATAACGCCATTGGAACAGGTGCCGCGGGAGGTATGTTAATAGGGACTGTATTTGGTGTCTTTATTATCCCTGTTCTCTTTATAGTCTTTCAGTGGTTACAAGAGAAAATTACAGGAGTACCTGTTGCCGTTAAGGAAACGGGGCCAGCCAAATCATTACCAAAAGAATCATAAAATTAGAAGTGGGTATGATTTAGGTTTGTCCAAAATCAAAGGAAATTTACCTTAAAAACAATAATTATCAGTTAATGAAAAATATATTTGCCTATAAACTTTCCGTACTCCTGCTGCTTGCATTTACATTGCAATCCTGTTTTGTTGCGAAAAACTATGACCGGCCCGATTTACACGAAATTGACAGGCTGTACCGAACAGACCATGTTGCTACCGACAGCGCTTTAACTGCTGTACTTTCCTGGAAGGAACTTTTTACGGACCCGTTGCTTTCCGAATATATAGAAGAAGGGCTCCAGAACAATTTGGATATCCGAATAGCCTTACAGCAAATCGCTGCGGCCGAATCGTATATGAAGCAGGGTAAAATGGGCTATTTGCCCTCCTTGGATGCTAAAGCCTCCATGACCCATCAGGAACTGGCCCCGAACAGTCAATTTGGATCATTTTTTAGTGGGTCCATTGAACAGTTCGAACTCACGGGAAATTTATCCTGGGAAGCCGACATTTGGGGCAAGATCCGAAGTAACCAAAGGGCTACCCAAGCGTCCCACCTGCAAAGTATGGCAGCCCACCAGGCAGTAAAAACAAGGCTAATTTCGCAGCTTGCGTCCAATTACTATCTGCTGTTGGCCCTGGACCAACAGCATAAAATTACCGAGGAGACCATAGAAAACAGAAAGAAAAGTCTACAAACAATACAGGCGCTCAAAGAAGCAGGCAATGTAACCCAAGTAGCAGTAGATCAAACAGCGGCTCAATTATACAATGCCCAAGCCCTGCTTATCGATATTGAAAAGAACATTTTTAGAACAGAAAATGCGTTTGCCATACTGTTGGGCAAGCCCGCCACGCATATAGATCGCACTTACTTGGGAAACCAAACCCTAACCCGGGATCTAAACATTGGCCTTCCTGCCCATTTATTGGC is from Arenibacter algicola and encodes:
- a CDS encoding efflux RND transporter periplasmic adaptor subunit is translated as MKKIFFLIAPVMCLVLFVNCGEDKTAQQPPAALPFPTIKVVRTSVDNFVSYPASIEGIVNSQIRAKVAGYVQEVFVDEGEMVKKGQPLFRLETQSLSQDAAAAKAQINVAQVEVDKLKPLVEKNIISKVQLQTAMANLEQAKSNYKSITANIDYANIKSPVNGVVGSIPFRKGNLVSGQDSQPLTTVSNIEQVYAFFSMNEKDLLGFIKSIAGETLDEKAKNLPKVQLKLADGSIYGHLGQIETIGGEINPNTGTVQFRATFPNPQGLLRNGSSATLLLSEKLENVLAVPALSTFEQQNKNFVYLVQGDTLVTKAIVPLANVKGLTILEGLNEGDQILAKGVGSVRPGTKIIPQLTSLDSILNSFDKVFK
- a CDS encoding efflux RND transporter permease subunit, with the protein product MLKTFIERPVLSTVISIIIMLLGILGLSSLPVTQYPDIAPPTVQVSANYPGANAETILESVIVPIEEQINGVEGMTYLTSSASNDGSANITVYFEQGVEPDIAAVNVQNRVSRANSLLPSEVIRSGVITQKQQSSALMYVALYSTNPDYDDTFVQNYLNINVKPEIQRINGVGAVSVFGAKDYSMRVWIDPVKLASYGLTTTEVVQAINEQSLEAAAGSLGQNTGQSFEYVIKYKGRYKSAEEYQDIIIKALDNGQFLRLKDVAKVELEAFSYSSTSRSKGYPGINFGVFQTPGSNAQEIIEKLYVELDRLQESFPEGVEYLINYDTNKFLTASINKVKTTLIEAFILVFLVVFIFLQDFKSTLIPAISVPVSIIGTFFFLGVLGYSINLLTLFALILAIGIVVDDAIVVVEAVHAKLEEGYNDAKTATVSAMSEISGAIISITLVMAAVFIPITFIKGPSGVFYEQFGITLIIAILISAVNALTLSPALCAILLKPHSEKDKRKGFLQRFYTAFNIAFKATSDKYIKSLGFLVKHKWITAVILVIAGAAIWWANETTRTGFVPTEDRGVVFMNMELPQAASLDRTYSATQELYEQISSIKGIRTASLINGRNFFSGSGSSYGMGFIILEDWENRDTEDTSIDAILGQLYAKATSIPDAKIIFFTPPSIPGFGAVEGFEMRLLDRSSGSLKDLDNAANEFISNLIQRPEVSFASNSFSTNFPQLQMDINIPKAKEAGVGVSNILTTLQGYIGGFYAADFSRFGKQFRVFVQADPEDRKDIASLNSMFVKNDKGEMAPVSEFVTLNRVYGPQTVSRFNLFNAVTINGSAAKGFSSGDAIKAVNEVAKEHLPNNYEVAFSGITREEIASAGQSGVIFLLSIVFVYFFLSAQYESYLLPLSVLLSLPIGVMGAFLSTKFAGLENNIYFQIALIMLIGLLAKNAILIVEFALQRRRQGLSLSESAIQGAKARLRPILMTSFAFILGLMPLVLAKGVGAAGNNAIGTGAAGGMLIGTVFGVFIIPVLFIVFQWLQEKITGVPVAVKETGPAKSLPKES
- a CDS encoding efflux transporter outer membrane subunit; the encoded protein is MKNIFAYKLSVLLLLAFTLQSCFVAKNYDRPDLHEIDRLYRTDHVATDSALTAVLSWKELFTDPLLSEYIEEGLQNNLDIRIALQQIAAAESYMKQGKMGYLPSLDAKASMTHQELAPNSQFGSFFSGSIEQFELTGNLSWEADIWGKIRSNQRATQASHLQSMAAHQAVKTRLISQLASNYYLLLALDQQHKITEETIENRKKSLQTIQALKEAGNVTQVAVDQTAAQLYNAQALLIDIEKNIFRTENAFAILLGKPATHIDRTYLGNQTLTRDLNIGLPAHLLANRPDVLAAEFRLMNTFELTNVAKSSFYPSLTLTGTGGLQSLEFKEWFSSGSLFATLVGGITQPIFNKRRIRTQYEVAKAQQEESLLNFKKTLLTAGQEVSNALYEYEAETKKYEFRQNEVESLRKAELNSEILLNNGFGTYLDLLTARQNALNAELNTIDNKLQQLQAVVELYRALGGGWK
- the pheS gene encoding phenylalanine--tRNA ligase subunit alpha is translated as MIDTIKKHITEVENFSSTDIEAIEAFRIKYLGKKGLFNHFFSDFKNVPNEQKKEFGKTVNLLKTVATEKVNALKEALENKKEEKGIYGDLTRPGEPLGLGTRHPISIVKNQIIDIFSRIGFNVSEGPEIEDDWHNFTALNLPEYHPARDMQDTFFIQTDPDILLRTHTSSVQVRYMENNKPPIRTISPGRVYRNEAISARSHCFFHQVEGLYIDKDVSFADLKQTLQFFTTELFGKSKIRLRPSYFPFTEPSAEVDVYWGLETETDYKMTKGTGWLEIMGCGMVDPNVLTNCGIDANEYSGFAFGMGIDRIALLLHQISDIRLLSENDMRFLEQFKSAF
- a CDS encoding GbsR/MarR family transcriptional regulator codes for the protein MEQNSEIKQLTEELGVYFEKNKQLSPLSARIFSMLILTEKDGLGFDELVDGLDSCKSSVSTNLQLLQTQGRVVYFTKPGDRKRYFKIAPNDIYVQLDKKIAQWEKEKNIHLKVHNFKRKLYQEKDIPKEKNRGLEYTKNYALFIDDFIKNLIQLKENLQKTFNSDTL